The genomic interval GCACTGTATATagttgttatttatttagaataattttatattttatagttttttttataatagattgtacattttttaatttaaaaacacATTTAAAAAGCAGCCTCCACCTAATGAAGCTGATATGaagttattattataaaatgacACAGCacactttttcatttttttagcttatttggtaatttttttttttttatagtattgttttttttatgtaaaattataattatcatttgATTATTATCtgtaaattttgtaaatatatttgataacTTCGAAAAAGTAACTAATGCAAAACTGTGAaaacgtatatattttataattatatacgaaaaaaaaaaaaaataataatttggtgcatttttttgtaaaaataaaatatactttcATGAAGAATGGAATTAGATGATATAAATGGTAGGTTTCTAAAagataaacaattttttcaaaatggaaaGCAGATCAAAGTAAAAGATAACAAAATGGTGGACATTCCTAATACATCTTTATACAGTAACTATAATATGGTACAGGaggaaaaaagtaatttgtttttaagtgaacaaaatattttaaattcagATAGAAAAGATATAGAATTAAAGAGTAGAATGAGAAATAATACGTACATGGAAGGCAGATTTTACATCTTTTtagttctttttatttctttctatGCCCTTTTAGTAGTAAGGGATTAGTTGAGGGTTTTTagattaaatttaaatgcaTGTGTATAcgcgtgtatatatatatatatatttgtatttttatacatatatgtatttacgtaCTTATATATGCAATGTAGTTGTGAGGCTCTTCTTTGCcccatttatatttttcatatatttactattaACACTTTACACGAAAAATAGTTATTGTGCACGGTTTATAaaacaattaatttttacttttcgtAACACAGAATTTCATTCGTAAGGGTCTAGGTTTTATTTCAATTAGTCATAGGTTAGCGAATATTGATGGAGGAAGCCTTACTATGTAAACCATAAAGTTGGAAGATAAAAGTTTAAGGGTATTTATTTTAGCTAACCACAGTGCTTAACAAATTATACAATATGTTAACTGAGATttaggagaaaaaaaaaaaaaaaaaatgacagaaaatgataattaaaaaggagACCAATTACAAATTCAGGGGAGCAAATAACGTACTATGAATAATATCATAGGTAGCAAGTCATTAcaagcataaatatattatagatCATAAATAGTTGTACAAGGATCAAATGAACATAGATATGTTTTGTTAATATGATTTTTCAATGTATCATTTTtctgtacatatttttttgtatatttgtcAATAAAACTATTtaggatttttttttgttttttttaattaattgttCAACcgactttttaatttttttagtaatgttttgattttgttttttattttattttttttcattaaatttaactttattgtttttgtatctgaaagaaaataatagaagTAATATTTTCCAAATTTAGAAGGAAATGGATATACTTAAATGGGCCCTCAGTTTATATACCATTAATTTGGTGGGTACCAAGAGCAAAAAATTAGTGAACGTTGTATTAATACCTATGTGAATGTGCtgggatatatatatgttaatctTAATGAGATAAAACTCTTTGTTCCCTATACTTagcattaaaataataacagaGGCTGAAGGgagaaataattattaccgacgaatattttttttgctttaacctcaaattatatttatatctgtGGAGGGCTGAGATAAAAATAGTACGCATTAAATATTGAAGTGTCAAAGGTGTgactataattattttgtagtGAAAAAGTTtacgaaaattttaattaaaaatgtattatataattaataaaaatgttatgcATGAATCAAATTAGAAATGCACACAacatagtaatatatatgtattaacaaaaaagaatgggtttttttaatatatattttttttgtttgtttactaaaaaattaaagttatAAAAAGATGAATCCGTTTtatgcttaaaaaaaaaaaaaagaattaacaCAGCAATAATATGATTCATAGATTAAtcacttaaatttttttaagagaaaaaaactattttgtatataaaccATTGGAATCATAATACATAAACTAGATGATATTTTCAATAGATTTCATATCTTTTCTTTGTctactaaaaaaattttgcttcttattttataaagtaTTTTGATCCCCATTTTTGCCTGCACGCTGATATATTAGTGCAccatatatatctatataggtgtatatatatatgtatgtgttaaTGTACAGGCGGAGCCCCAAATAAATCACCTCTTGACTGCATAACAACTTTTCTGgggtttcttttttttcttataacgCCTACAGCCAATTTTGTTCACTGGCGTTGATTTAGCCCCTTAAACGCTTCTTTATCTTTCTCATTCTTTTGCTTTGCAAGTTTTTCCGTTTGTGCTGTCCACTTATCAATGGACGATTgaagaaatttattatactCAGATAGAAAAGGTGTTTTATATGTATCtattaaagaatattttaaagaacTGTAAACTTCTTTGCACGAATTTgatattgtttttaaatgaagaatGGATGTATGAAGTAGGTCGTCCTTGTGTCTTAGTGTATTTAAGATATCACTAAAATAATGAACCCAAATAGtccatttttcctttttccacTGAGGATCCATATTTTGTGTTAATTTATTGTTAGCCCAATTACTATGCATATTTTCAAAAGCTGCATCAAATTGTCTATCCCTGTATTCATAGTAGTCGTCCCTATAAGAAGCACATATTTCGTTATACACTTCTTGCTCTACTCGTTTTGGCTCATTTGTTTCATATAAATCATTAATAATGTATTCAGCTATATctagaatataaaattctGACAAAGGggatttattatttttttctgagTTCTCTCTCAGAACATTAACTAAATCATCTTTAGTCTCTAATAGAATTTGCTTCTTCTCggtagtaatatttttaaaatgtacacTAGCTTTTTTTGTCATTGCATACTTAAACTTAATAAAGGTAATATATTCctttaaattatgtatagTATTAATAGACaaaagtttatttatttctttatcaCTCAAGGGAACACCTGACAATAATTCCCTTTTAGATGTTATACATGGaacatacaaaatataattaaaaaagtacaacaaaaaaaaaaattctctaCAAAAAGTCATATTAACGTAATGGGCATAATAACAGGAAGTAGTAAggcattaattttttggttaagtttttatcaataaatacatatgaaaCGTAAATATCGAGTGAATTGTTGTACATTATAACATCTCACAAGGTAGTAAAATGGAGgtacttttttcctttattttttgcattatatattaaaatatatatatgtatatgtatctattttttttttttttttttctttttagcaCATTTTATGAAgttattatttgtaatattttcacAAGATGGTTCTGTTCTTCTTTACATATTAAACTGTTTTTCTGTTAGACTACAGATTTGTTTTATTGATATTTTGGATTTACTTTTTAGCATTCCTACTACTGTCATTGTTAACTTTATTTCGAacatacattatttttattaaaccgAAAGAGTAAAAAATGTCTTTTATGGTATTAGAAAggtacaaacatatatatgcaaatacaTTTACGTgcgcatacatacatacacacacacatatatacttatgtatatattattgtagcACTGCACATAGTTGCAgttgttttaattatttaatatacctACTAACctccaaaaaaaataacaagtaACCTAATCATTGagaattttatgaattaaaaataccGGAATATCAATAAacttataacaaaaaatatatgagtCCTACTGTGTCATACGCATACATAtgcttattaaaaaaataatacctctaataaaaatgggatttgaaaaatactgttttatttatatcgTTAAGACTATTGCGAAGGCAcatgaaatattataataaaaaggtgcaatttctatttctacttttatatttaaaaaaaaaaaaatcactATTAGAATAGGCATGCAATACAATAGCATCATATTAACATCAACATTCATTTATTACGCTATGTAATAcgggtaaaaaaaaaagaaaagaataactGAACATATTGTAAAagggtaaaataaaataaaataaaaataacagtaTCCCAAgtattctaattttataaattataaaatactacatacataatatagaatttatatatatatatatatatttttttttttttatatgttttgttaatagcttatgtataaaaatgcTTTGGGCGCTTTCGTTTTTACCTAAACAATGTATTAAGAGAAAATGCGCatactaaaatatttgttgtaATAAAAAAGCTATTCAACATTTCGTATGCCATGTAGCACTTGCTCATTTTAGTAATGCTTACGGACTTATGTAGAcattttacatatgtatataaataataatatatataacggTTAATAATTGGTGAAAATCTAAGAATTaaagttttaatttatcataataCTGTTAAATAAGGAATGTGAATTTAATATACCTacactttttaatttacccAAAATCAcagtaaattttattatataattttataaaattaacaaatatattgcacgacttcaattattttttatttatataaaaaactcAGTATTCCCCCCcttctaaattattattactaaataTACAGTTTAAGCAACCTTGAGGTATTGTgatataacatttatttttcttattttttcttttttctttaaattttcacctttatttaaaaatttttttttcaactttcattttttttaattttttttt from Plasmodium brasilianum strain Bolivian I chromosome 2, whole genome shotgun sequence carries:
- a CDS encoding hypothetical protein (conserved Plasmodium protein), which translates into the protein MELDDINGRFLKDKQFFQNGKQIKVKDNKMVDIPNTSLYSNYNMVQEEKSNLFLSEQNILNSDRKDIELKSRMRNNTYMEGRFYIFLVLFISFYALLVVRD
- a CDS encoding hypothetical protein (conserved Plasmodium protein); this encodes MYVRNKVNNDSSRNAKKELLSGVPLSDKEINKLLSINTIHNLKEYITFIKFKYAMTKKASVHFKNITTEKKQILLETKDDLVNVLRENSEKNNKSPLSEFYILDIAEYIINDLYETNEPKRVEQEVYNEICASYRDDYYEYRDRQFDAAFENMHSNWANNKLTQNMDPQWKKEKWTIWVHYFSDILNTLRHKDDLLHTSILHLKTISNSCKEVYSSLKYSLIDTYKTPFLSEYNKFLQSSIDKWTAQTEKLAKQKNEKDKEAFKGLNQRQ